A window from Ramlibacter pinisoli encodes these proteins:
- a CDS encoding dihydroorotase — protein MKILIKNGRVIDPASGRDAIADVALAAGRIVSIGGTPAGFNPARTLDAAGCVVAPGLVDLAARLREPGHEHEGMLESEMRAAIAGGVTSLVCPPDTDPVLDEPGLVEMLKMRAEKLHQARVFPLGALTRGLAGEVLTEMAELTEAGCIGFSQAEVSLANTQVLMRAMQYAATYGYTVWLRPQELHLGKGVAASGPLATRLGLAGVPVIAETIALHTILELAGSTGARVHLCRLSSAAGIELVRRAKDQGLPVSCDVSINSLHLTDTDIGYFDSRMRLVPPLRQQRDRDALREGLADGTVDALVSDHTPVDEDAKTLPFAEAEPGASGLELLLSLALKWGQESGCGLPRALAVVTSEPARVLGSALGTLQASCGQLAEGGVADLCVFDPQAYWTVEPGALRSQGQHTPFSGYELPGRVRWTVVGGQVVWDDGPGPA, from the coding sequence CGGCTTCAACCCGGCGCGCACGCTCGACGCCGCCGGCTGCGTGGTCGCGCCCGGCCTGGTCGACCTGGCGGCGCGCCTGCGCGAGCCGGGCCACGAGCACGAGGGCATGCTGGAGTCCGAGATGCGCGCGGCCATCGCCGGCGGCGTCACCAGCCTGGTGTGCCCGCCCGACACCGACCCGGTGCTCGACGAGCCCGGCCTGGTCGAGATGCTGAAGATGCGCGCCGAGAAGCTGCACCAGGCCCGCGTGTTCCCGCTCGGCGCCCTCACGCGCGGCCTCGCCGGCGAGGTGCTGACCGAGATGGCCGAACTCACCGAGGCCGGCTGCATCGGCTTCTCGCAGGCCGAGGTGAGCCTGGCCAACACGCAGGTGCTGATGCGCGCCATGCAGTACGCCGCCACCTACGGCTACACGGTCTGGCTGCGGCCGCAGGAACTGCACCTGGGCAAGGGCGTGGCGGCCAGCGGCCCGCTCGCCACCCGGCTGGGCCTGGCCGGCGTGCCGGTGATCGCCGAGACCATCGCGCTGCACACCATCCTGGAGCTGGCCGGCTCCACCGGCGCGCGCGTGCACCTGTGCCGCCTGAGCAGCGCGGCCGGCATCGAACTGGTGCGGCGCGCCAAGGACCAGGGGCTGCCGGTCAGCTGCGACGTCAGCATCAACTCGCTGCACCTGACCGACACCGACATCGGCTACTTCGACAGCCGCATGCGGCTGGTGCCGCCGCTGCGCCAGCAGCGCGACCGCGATGCGCTGCGCGAGGGCCTGGCCGACGGCACGGTCGATGCCCTGGTGTCCGACCACACCCCGGTCGACGAGGACGCCAAGACGCTGCCGTTCGCCGAGGCCGAACCCGGCGCCAGCGGGCTGGAGCTGCTGCTGTCGCTGGCGCTCAAGTGGGGCCAGGAGAGCGGCTGCGGCCTGCCGCGCGCGCTCGCCGTGGTCACCAGCGAGCCGGCGCGCGTGCTCGGCTCCGCGCTCGGCACCCTGCAGGCCAGCTGCGGCCAGCTGGCCGAGGGCGGGGTGGCCGACCTGTGCGTGTTCGACCCCCAGGCCTACTGGACGGTCGAGCCCGGCGCGCTGCGCAGCCAGGGCCAGCACACGCCGTTCTCCGGCTACGAGCTGCCCGGCCGGGTGCGCTGGACGGTCGTCGGCGGCCAGGTCGTCTGGGACGACGGTCCCGGCCCCGCCTGA